In Micromonospora purpureochromogenes, a single window of DNA contains:
- a CDS encoding mycoredoxin, with amino-acid sequence MLTMYSTPWCGYCHRLKSQLDREGIGYEVVDIEQDPKAADFVMSVNGGNQTVPTLRFADGTALTNPSITQVKQHLASLAG; translated from the coding sequence ATGTTGACGATGTATTCCACCCCGTGGTGCGGCTACTGCCACCGGCTCAAGTCGCAGCTGGACCGGGAGGGCATCGGGTACGAGGTGGTCGACATCGAGCAGGACCCGAAGGCGGCCGACTTCGTGATGAGCGTCAACGGCGGCAACCAGACCGTCCCCACGCTCCGCTTCGCCGACGGCACCGCCCTGACCAACCCCTCCATCACCCAGGTCAAGCAGCACCTGGCCAGCCTCGCCGGCTGA
- a CDS encoding ABC1 kinase family protein: MTDIPRRAVSRTAKLAALPLGFAGRTVLGMGKRVTGLASDVISAEIQQRTAEQLFSVLGQLKGGAMKFGQALSVFEAALPEEIAAPYRQALTKLQEAAPPLPVASVHKVLAEQLGPNWRDRFVEFNDTPAAAASIGQVHKAIWRDPETGEARTAAVKIQYPGAGDALLADLKQLSRLGGMFRAIQPGLDVKPLLVELRERVTEELDYELEAESQRAFAAAYADDPEIFIPAVLSSSPRVLVTEWIEGTPLADIIREGTEEQRDEAGRLMATLHLSAPPRAGLLHADPHPGNFRLLPDGRLGVIDFGAVARMPEGTPEPIGRIAGLALRGDADGVVDGLRKEGFVSSTEPIDAQAVLDFLRPMLEPIAAEEFRFTRAWLRSEAARLASPKSPTYQLGRQLNLPPSYLMIHRVTLGSIGVLCQLEAKAPYRGILERWLPGFAPVA, from the coding sequence GTGACCGACATCCCGCGCCGGGCCGTGTCCCGGACCGCCAAGCTCGCCGCTCTGCCGCTCGGCTTCGCCGGGCGGACCGTCCTCGGCATGGGTAAGCGCGTCACCGGGCTCGCCTCCGACGTCATCTCCGCCGAGATCCAGCAACGCACCGCCGAGCAGCTCTTCAGCGTCCTCGGGCAGCTCAAGGGCGGGGCGATGAAGTTCGGTCAGGCGCTGTCGGTCTTCGAGGCGGCGCTGCCGGAGGAGATCGCCGCCCCCTACCGGCAGGCGTTGACCAAGCTCCAGGAGGCGGCCCCGCCGCTGCCCGTGGCGAGCGTGCACAAGGTGCTCGCCGAGCAGCTCGGGCCGAACTGGCGGGACCGGTTCGTCGAGTTCAACGACACTCCGGCCGCCGCGGCGAGCATCGGGCAGGTGCACAAGGCGATCTGGCGGGACCCGGAGACCGGCGAGGCGCGGACCGCCGCCGTCAAGATCCAGTATCCGGGTGCCGGTGACGCCCTGCTCGCCGACCTCAAGCAGCTCTCCCGGTTGGGCGGGATGTTCCGGGCCATCCAGCCGGGTCTGGACGTCAAGCCGCTGCTGGTCGAGCTGCGGGAGCGGGTCACCGAGGAGCTGGACTACGAGCTGGAGGCCGAGTCGCAGCGGGCCTTCGCCGCCGCGTACGCCGACGACCCGGAGATCTTCATCCCGGCCGTGCTCTCCAGCTCGCCCCGGGTGCTGGTCACCGAGTGGATCGAGGGGACGCCGCTGGCGGACATCATCCGCGAGGGCACCGAGGAGCAGCGGGACGAGGCGGGCCGGCTGATGGCGACGCTGCACCTCTCCGCCCCACCCCGGGCCGGCCTGCTGCACGCCGATCCGCACCCCGGCAACTTCCGGCTGCTGCCCGACGGCCGGCTCGGCGTGATCGACTTCGGCGCGGTGGCCCGGATGCCGGAGGGCACCCCGGAGCCGATCGGCCGGATCGCCGGGCTGGCGTTGCGCGGCGACGCGGACGGGGTGGTGGACGGCCTGCGGAAGGAGGGCTTCGTCAGCTCCACCGAGCCGATCGACGCCCAGGCGGTGCTCGACTTCCTGCGGCCGATGCTGGAACCGATCGCCGCCGAGGAATTCCGGTTCACCCGGGCCTGGCTGCGGTCCGAGGCGGCCCGCCTGGCCAGCCCGAAGTCGCCGACCTACCAGCTCGGCCGGCAGCTCAACCTGCCCCCGTCGTACCTGATGATCCACCGCGTGACGCTGGGTTCGATCGGGGTGCTGTGCCAGTTGGAGGCCAAGGCGCCGTACCGGGGGATCCTGGAACGCTGGCTGCCCGGCTTCGCGCCGGTGGCCTGA
- a CDS encoding M48 metallopeptidase family protein, with protein sequence MAGARKPVVEVRRSQRRRRTVSAYRDGERVVVLIPDQFSRAEESEWVDRMLARLAAREGRLARSDTELLDRALRLINLYLPDQGSDALPASVRWVTNQNGRWGSCTPADRTIRISHRLQDMPDWVLDYVLLHELAHLIVPSHNARFWELVARYPKTERARGYLEGVAAASAVPVAG encoded by the coding sequence ATGGCTGGGGCGCGGAAGCCGGTCGTCGAGGTACGGCGCAGTCAGCGCCGGCGACGCACGGTGTCCGCCTACCGCGACGGGGAGCGGGTCGTGGTGCTGATCCCCGACCAGTTCTCCCGGGCCGAGGAGAGCGAGTGGGTCGACCGGATGCTCGCCCGGCTCGCCGCCCGTGAGGGCCGGCTCGCCCGCTCCGACACCGAACTGCTCGACCGGGCGCTGCGCCTGATCAACCTCTACCTCCCCGACCAGGGCAGCGACGCCCTGCCCGCCAGCGTCCGCTGGGTCACCAACCAGAACGGCCGGTGGGGTTCCTGCACCCCGGCCGACCGGACCATCCGGATCTCGCACCGCCTGCAGGACATGCCGGACTGGGTGCTCGACTACGTGCTGCTGCACGAGCTGGCGCACCTGATCGTGCCCAGCCACAACGCCCGGTTCTGGGAGCTCGTCGCCCGGTACCCGAAGACCGAGCGGGCCCGCGGCTACCTGGAAGGCGTCGCCGCCGCCTCCGCCGTACCCGTTGCCGGCTGA
- a CDS encoding ThiF family adenylyltransferase, with amino-acid sequence MSPSTRPTRPAHPTLSRPPLPRPTLLPGLTRLWRDRHTLQLGLDPGRAVLLEVADPRAARLLDLLDGSRSERGVLADAAAARIGPDEARELLDALRAAGLVVPAHTLLPRDLAGPARSRLAAEAGALALAAPTLPGTPAQVLRRRRAARVVVAGAGRLGGPVAVALAQAGVGHVAPELTGTAGPADLVGTGLAAPDVGRPLAAALRSAIGRTAPGTQTRPLRRGRVELVVHLGADRPAALLAAGYAQRRQPHLLLGLREGVPVVGPLVRPPVGPCLHCLDLHRADRDPGWPGLAAQLAADPADQACAAATLLAAVGYAAAEALAHLDGGAPETLGCAVEIGAAGRFRRRMWPPHPSCGCAGRRR; translated from the coding sequence ATGAGCCCGTCGACCCGCCCGACCCGCCCGGCCCACCCGACCCTCTCCCGCCCGCCCCTGCCCCGCCCGACGCTGCTGCCCGGCCTGACCCGGCTCTGGCGCGACCGGCACACCCTGCAACTCGGGCTCGACCCGGGGCGCGCCGTCCTGCTCGAGGTCGCCGACCCGCGCGCCGCGCGCCTGCTCGACCTGCTCGACGGCAGCCGCAGCGAGCGCGGCGTCCTGGCCGACGCCGCGGCCGCCCGGATCGGCCCGGACGAGGCCCGCGAACTGCTGGACGCGCTGCGCGCCGCCGGTCTGGTCGTACCCGCGCACACGCTGCTCCCCCGGGACCTGGCCGGTCCGGCGCGCAGCCGCCTCGCCGCGGAGGCCGGGGCGCTCGCGCTGGCCGCGCCCACCCTGCCCGGCACCCCGGCGCAGGTGCTGCGCCGGCGGCGGGCCGCCCGGGTGGTGGTCGCCGGCGCCGGCCGGCTCGGCGGCCCGGTCGCCGTCGCGTTGGCACAGGCCGGAGTGGGTCACGTGGCACCCGAGCTCACCGGCACGGCCGGCCCCGCTGACCTGGTCGGCACCGGGCTGGCCGCGCCCGACGTGGGACGCCCGCTGGCCGCCGCGCTCCGCTCGGCGATCGGCCGGACCGCCCCCGGCACGCAGACCCGCCCGTTGCGCCGCGGCCGGGTGGAGCTGGTGGTCCACCTCGGCGCCGACCGGCCGGCCGCCCTGCTCGCCGCCGGATACGCCCAGCGCCGCCAACCGCACCTGCTGCTCGGCCTGCGCGAGGGCGTACCCGTGGTCGGGCCGCTGGTGCGACCGCCGGTCGGCCCCTGCCTGCACTGCCTGGACCTGCACCGGGCCGACCGGGACCCGGGCTGGCCCGGGCTCGCCGCCCAGCTCGCGGCGGACCCGGCCGACCAGGCGTGCGCCGCCGCGACCCTGCTCGCCGCCGTCGGGTACGCGGCCGCCGAGGCGCTGGCCCACCTCGACGGCGGCGCTCCGGAAACGCTCGGCTGTGCCGTGGAGATCGGCGCGGCGGGCCGGTTCCGGCGCCGGATGTGGCCGCCGCACCCCTCCTGCGGATGCGCCGGCCGCCGGCGCTGA
- a CDS encoding YlbL family protein: MRRRGVTVLLGALLTTLLSIGVLGAPIPYVVLGPGPTVNTLGASDGKEVIQVTGRSTSNSAGQLRMTTVGVQPTVKLRAAIAGWLSADEAVVPRELVYPPNESQEEVEKRNAEDFQNSQTSAETAALVELGYPVQVVAKEVASDGPSAGVLKAGDVITTVDGVKVTTATKLVELVRAKPAGTALRIGYTRDGVAGTATVTSREQDGRPRVGLVPEQRQPHPFSLKIDLANIGGPSAGLMFALGIVDKLEPADLTGGKIIAGTGTIDDEGRVGPIGGIAQKLVGAKKAGAKVFLVPADNCAEAVRNPQPGLPLIKVGSLDEALTALETLRSGGQPIHC, translated from the coding sequence ATGAGACGTCGCGGCGTGACCGTCCTCCTCGGTGCTCTGCTCACCACTCTGCTCAGCATCGGCGTGCTCGGCGCGCCCATCCCGTACGTGGTGCTCGGCCCGGGGCCGACCGTGAACACCCTCGGCGCCTCCGACGGCAAGGAGGTCATCCAGGTCACCGGCCGGTCCACGTCCAACTCCGCCGGCCAGCTGCGGATGACCACGGTGGGGGTGCAGCCCACGGTCAAGCTGCGCGCGGCGATCGCCGGCTGGCTCTCCGCGGACGAGGCGGTGGTGCCGCGCGAGCTGGTCTACCCGCCGAACGAGAGCCAGGAGGAGGTGGAGAAGCGCAACGCCGAGGACTTCCAGAACTCGCAGACCAGCGCCGAGACCGCCGCGCTGGTGGAACTCGGCTACCCGGTGCAGGTGGTGGCCAAGGAGGTCGCCTCCGACGGCCCGTCGGCGGGCGTGCTCAAGGCCGGCGACGTGATCACCACGGTCGACGGGGTCAAGGTGACCACGGCGACCAAGCTGGTGGAGCTGGTCCGGGCGAAGCCGGCCGGCACCGCGCTGCGGATCGGCTACACCCGCGACGGCGTGGCCGGCACGGCCACGGTGACCAGCCGGGAGCAGGACGGGCGGCCGCGCGTCGGGCTGGTGCCGGAGCAGCGGCAGCCGCACCCGTTCTCGCTGAAGATCGACCTGGCCAACATCGGCGGGCCGAGCGCCGGGCTGATGTTCGCCCTCGGCATCGTGGACAAGCTCGAACCGGCCGACCTGACCGGCGGGAAGATCATCGCCGGCACCGGCACCATCGACGACGAGGGCCGGGTCGGTCCGATCGGCGGGATCGCGCAGAAACTCGTCGGGGCGAAGAAGGCCGGCGCGAAGGTCTTCCTGGTGCCGGCGGACAACTGCGCCGAGGCGGTCCGCAATCCGCAGCCCGGCCTGCCCCTGATCAAGGTCGGCTCGCTGGACGAGGCATTGACGGCGCTGGAGACGTTGCGGTCGGGCGGGCAGCCGATCCACTGCTGA
- a CDS encoding DUF5679 domain-containing protein, translating into MADQAQTYNGYCVKCKEKRDFEGRVEVSKTGMNMAKGKCPVCGTTVNRILGKAKV; encoded by the coding sequence GTGGCCGACCAGGCCCAGACCTACAACGGTTACTGCGTCAAGTGCAAGGAGAAGCGGGACTTCGAGGGGCGCGTCGAGGTTTCGAAGACCGGGATGAACATGGCCAAGGGCAAGTGTCCGGTGTGCGGCACAACAGTGAACCGCATCCTGGGCAAGGCCAAGGTCTGA
- a CDS encoding zinc-dependent metalloprotease — translation MQQFMSQLQHLLSASGSGPVNWDLARQVAASQLAAAGDPAVSPYERHAVEEALRIADLWLEPASALPSGIRTSVAWNRNEWIYKTLDVWRKLCDPVASRMVGAMGDLVPPEARAQLGPMQSMVATLGGALFGGQLGQALGSLAAEVLSAGDIGLPLGPAGTAALIPANIRAYGEGLELPEDEVRLYVALREAAHQRLFEHVPWLRGHVLTAVENYASGIRVNREAIEEAMGRVDPTDPESMQAIALEGIFTPEDTPAQKASLARLETVLALVEGWVCHVVDNAAGERLPNVVRLGEAFRRRRAAGGPAEQTFAALVGLELRPRRLREASALWAALTTHRGISGRDAVWGHPDLLPSDDDFADPVAFATAQLDLDDELANFDFTAPGGPEEQAPGGGTPPRSDDSGDDTDKS, via the coding sequence ATGCAGCAGTTCATGTCGCAGTTGCAGCACCTGCTCTCCGCGTCGGGCAGCGGGCCGGTCAACTGGGACCTGGCCCGGCAGGTGGCCGCCAGCCAGCTCGCCGCCGCGGGCGACCCGGCGGTGTCGCCGTACGAGCGGCACGCGGTGGAGGAGGCGCTGCGCATCGCCGACCTCTGGCTGGAGCCGGCCTCCGCGCTGCCGTCCGGCATCCGCACCTCCGTGGCGTGGAACCGCAACGAGTGGATCTACAAGACCCTCGACGTCTGGCGCAAGCTCTGCGACCCGGTGGCCAGCCGGATGGTCGGCGCGATGGGCGACCTGGTGCCGCCGGAGGCGCGGGCCCAGCTCGGCCCGATGCAGTCGATGGTGGCGACCCTGGGCGGGGCGCTCTTCGGCGGGCAGCTCGGCCAGGCGCTCGGCTCGCTCGCCGCCGAGGTGCTCTCGGCCGGCGACATCGGCCTGCCGCTGGGCCCGGCCGGCACCGCCGCGCTCATCCCGGCCAACATCCGGGCGTACGGCGAGGGCCTGGAACTGCCCGAGGACGAGGTACGCCTCTACGTCGCCCTGCGCGAGGCCGCCCACCAGCGGCTCTTCGAGCACGTCCCGTGGCTGCGCGGGCACGTGCTGACCGCGGTGGAGAACTACGCCTCCGGCATCCGGGTCAACCGGGAGGCGATCGAGGAGGCGATGGGCCGGGTCGACCCGACCGACCCGGAGTCGATGCAGGCCATCGCCCTGGAGGGCATCTTCACGCCGGAGGACACCCCGGCGCAGAAGGCGTCCCTGGCCCGCCTGGAGACGGTGCTCGCGCTGGTCGAGGGCTGGGTCTGCCACGTGGTCGACAACGCCGCCGGCGAGCGCCTGCCCAACGTGGTCCGCCTCGGCGAGGCGTTCCGCCGGCGCCGGGCCGCCGGCGGTCCGGCCGAGCAGACCTTCGCCGCGCTGGTCGGACTGGAGCTGCGGCCGCGCCGGCTGCGCGAGGCGTCGGCGCTCTGGGCCGCGCTCACCACGCACCGGGGCATCTCCGGCCGGGACGCGGTCTGGGGCCACCCCGACCTGCTCCCCTCCGACGACGACTTCGCCGACCCGGTGGCCTTCGCGACCGCCCAGCTCGACCTCGACGACGAGCTGGCGAACTTCGACTTCACCGCGCCGGGCGGCCCGGAGGAGCAGGCGCCGGGCGGCGGCACCCCGCCCCGCTCCGACGACTCCGGGGACGACACCGACAAGTCCTGA
- a CDS encoding ATP-dependent DNA helicase UvrD2, whose protein sequence is MVVHSAAELVLAGLDPEQRAAVTAPAGPVCILAGAGTGKTRAVTSRIAHRALTGEISPRHVLAVTFTARAAAEMRARLTVLGVSGVQARTFHAAALRQVRYFAPRLLEGRAMPELLDSKVRVVTLAAAKVGLRADRAAARDLAGEIEWAKSSLVEPGEYAVAAAKALRETPYEPAKVAEVFAAYERLKRSNGVIDFEDMLRAAVWGIEEHRDVAEQVRGQYRHFVVDEYQDVNPLQQRLLDAWLGGRDDLTVVGDASQTIYSFTGATSSYLVDFPRRHRGATVVRLVRDYRSTPQVVGLANAVISQARGAEARLRLELHGQRPPGPEPELRIFTDEPAEANAVAARCRALVDGGTPAKEIAVLFRTNAQSEAYEKALTEAGVPYVVQGAERFFERVEVRQAMVALRAATRSIPGETPLPTAVVEALAAVGWAPDAPPPGGAARERWEALAALVQLAEEYAATSEVLPIGEAAAVERPVTLSDFNEELARRATQQHVPTVDGVTLASLHSAKGLEWDAVFLVGLSEGTLPTTYARTPEQVEEERRLLYVGITRARQWLWLSYASARSPGGRARRPSRFLPQLDRSGGGERAGGGVPKRTAARRPATQIVSCRICGATLLAGPDRKLGRCPTCPSDIDEDLYERLRDWRARVAGAQKVPAYVVFTDATLTALAERRPGRTEELIAIAGIGPRKLGLYGEAVLALVDGAAVDDIAPEKSFEISS, encoded by the coding sequence GTGGTGGTTCACTCAGCGGCGGAACTCGTGCTCGCCGGGCTCGACCCGGAGCAGCGCGCGGCCGTGACCGCTCCGGCCGGCCCGGTCTGCATCCTGGCCGGCGCGGGCACCGGCAAGACCCGCGCGGTGACCTCCCGGATCGCCCATCGCGCGCTCACCGGCGAGATATCTCCCCGGCACGTGCTGGCGGTCACCTTCACCGCCCGGGCCGCCGCCGAGATGCGGGCCCGTCTCACCGTGCTCGGGGTGTCCGGTGTCCAGGCGCGGACCTTCCACGCGGCGGCGCTGCGCCAGGTGCGCTACTTCGCGCCCCGGCTGCTGGAGGGGCGCGCCATGCCCGAGCTGCTGGACAGCAAGGTGCGGGTGGTCACCCTGGCCGCCGCCAAGGTCGGCCTGCGCGCCGACCGGGCCGCCGCGCGCGACCTCGCCGGCGAGATCGAGTGGGCCAAGTCGTCGCTGGTCGAGCCGGGTGAGTACGCGGTCGCCGCGGCCAAGGCGCTGCGCGAGACGCCGTACGAGCCGGCGAAGGTGGCCGAGGTCTTCGCCGCGTACGAGCGGCTCAAGCGCTCCAACGGCGTGATCGACTTCGAGGACATGCTGCGCGCCGCGGTCTGGGGGATCGAGGAGCACCGGGACGTCGCCGAGCAGGTGCGCGGCCAGTACCGGCACTTCGTCGTCGACGAGTACCAGGACGTCAACCCGTTGCAGCAGCGGCTGCTGGACGCCTGGCTCGGCGGCCGGGACGACCTGACCGTGGTGGGCGACGCCAGCCAGACGATCTACTCGTTCACCGGGGCCACCTCGTCGTACCTGGTCGACTTCCCGCGCCGGCACCGGGGCGCGACGGTGGTCCGGCTGGTCCGCGACTACCGCTCCACCCCGCAGGTGGTCGGGCTGGCCAACGCGGTGATCTCGCAGGCCCGGGGCGCCGAGGCGCGGCTGCGGCTGGAGCTGCACGGGCAGCGCCCGCCGGGGCCCGAGCCGGAGCTGCGGATCTTCACCGACGAGCCGGCCGAGGCGAACGCCGTCGCCGCCCGCTGCCGGGCCCTGGTCGACGGGGGCACCCCGGCCAAGGAGATCGCCGTGCTGTTCCGGACCAACGCGCAGTCCGAGGCGTACGAGAAGGCGCTGACCGAGGCCGGCGTGCCGTACGTGGTGCAGGGGGCCGAGCGGTTCTTCGAGCGGGTCGAGGTGCGCCAGGCGATGGTCGCGCTGCGGGCCGCCACCCGCTCGATCCCGGGGGAGACCCCGCTGCCGACCGCCGTGGTCGAGGCGCTCGCCGCGGTGGGCTGGGCCCCCGACGCGCCCCCGCCCGGCGGCGCCGCGCGGGAACGGTGGGAGGCGCTGGCCGCGCTGGTCCAGCTCGCCGAGGAGTACGCAGCCACGTCGGAGGTGCTGCCGATCGGCGAGGCCGCCGCGGTGGAGCGGCCGGTGACCCTGAGCGACTTCAACGAGGAACTGGCCCGCCGGGCCACTCAGCAGCACGTGCCGACCGTCGACGGGGTGACGCTGGCGTCGCTGCACTCGGCCAAGGGGCTGGAGTGGGACGCGGTCTTCCTGGTCGGGCTCTCCGAGGGCACCCTGCCCACCACGTACGCCCGTACCCCGGAGCAGGTCGAGGAGGAGCGCCGGCTGCTCTACGTGGGCATCACCCGCGCCCGGCAGTGGCTCTGGCTGTCGTACGCCTCGGCCCGCTCGCCCGGCGGCCGGGCCCGGCGGCCGTCCCGGTTCCTGCCGCAGCTGGACCGCTCCGGCGGCGGCGAGCGGGCCGGCGGCGGCGTGCCGAAGCGCACCGCCGCGCGTCGTCCCGCCACCCAGATCGTCTCCTGCCGGATCTGCGGCGCGACCCTGCTCGCCGGCCCGGACCGCAAGCTGGGCCGCTGCCCGACCTGCCCGTCCGACATCGACGAGGACCTGTACGAGCGGCTGCGGGACTGGCGGGCCCGGGTGGCCGGCGCGCAGAAGGTCCCGGCGTACGTGGTCTTCACCGACGCCACCCTGACCGCGCTGGCCGAGCGGCGTCCCGGGCGGACCGAGGAGCTGATCGCCATCGCCGGGATCGGGCCCCGCAAGCTGGGCCTCTACGGCGAGGCGGTGCTGGCCCTGGTGGACGGTGCGGCGGTGGACGACATCGCGCCGGAGAAAAGTTTCGAGATCTCGTCGTAA
- a CDS encoding WhiB family transcriptional regulator, whose product MSLALAPLDVSVEMEANLPCRKFDPDLWFSDQPAELELAKSLCGDCPLRVECLAGAVERAEPWGVWGGEIFERGAVVPRKRPRGRPRKEDLARDAALRVEAEARLVASGVATSRNAVRLAA is encoded by the coding sequence ATGAGTCTGGCGTTGGCCCCGCTCGACGTGAGCGTCGAGATGGAGGCGAACCTGCCCTGCCGGAAGTTCGACCCTGACCTGTGGTTCTCCGACCAGCCCGCCGAGCTGGAGTTGGCCAAGTCGCTCTGCGGGGACTGCCCGCTGCGCGTCGAGTGCCTGGCCGGTGCGGTGGAGCGGGCGGAGCCGTGGGGCGTCTGGGGCGGCGAGATCTTCGAGCGTGGCGCGGTCGTCCCGCGCAAGCGGCCCCGTGGCCGTCCGCGCAAGGAGGACCTCGCCCGCGACGCGGCGCTCCGGGTCGAGGCCGAGGCGCGACTGGTGGCCAGTGGTGTGGCCACGTCGCGCAACGCGGTCCGGCTGGCGGCCTGA
- a CDS encoding MFS transporter gives MRTVLRRPDFRLLFGALLASMAAESILLLALAIWVKDLTGSDGLAGATIFAIIAPMTLAPLVGWVVDRYRRRPFFVAANLGTAMLLTPLFAVRDRADVWIIYVVAALYGLSYLTLSATLSGLIRQLVPSELLADANGALQTVRQGLRLGGPLAGAALYAAVGGWLLATLAMVGFVTAAAVVGLLRVAEAEPAAATLRWPAELGAGLQHLAGEPALRRALLGYGLGSLVMGFSESLIFAYVDQGLDRDAAFVGVLVTVQGVGGLVGGLLSPAVVRRVGEVGALAAGVTFFGPAALALAWPDLRLGVLALLLAGVSLPLTMVGLATLIQRRTPPRLLGRVAAASEALVSGPQACSIGAGALLVGVFDYRLLFVLVGVVTTAAGAWLWRGRRLSPPPGSPAGVPAPRRPHPAEHLTPDATRL, from the coding sequence ATGCGCACCGTCCTGCGCCGCCCCGACTTCCGACTGCTCTTCGGCGCGCTGCTGGCCAGCATGGCCGCCGAGTCGATCCTGCTGCTCGCGCTCGCCATCTGGGTGAAGGATCTGACCGGCTCCGACGGGCTGGCCGGCGCCACCATCTTCGCGATCATCGCCCCGATGACGCTGGCGCCGCTGGTGGGCTGGGTGGTCGACCGCTACCGCCGGCGGCCGTTCTTCGTCGCCGCGAACCTGGGCACCGCCATGCTGCTCACCCCACTTTTCGCGGTCCGGGACCGCGCCGATGTCTGGATCATCTACGTGGTGGCCGCGCTGTACGGCTTGTCGTATCTCACGCTCAGCGCGACGCTCAGCGGCCTGATCCGGCAGCTGGTGCCGAGCGAGCTGCTCGCCGACGCGAACGGGGCGCTGCAGACCGTGCGGCAGGGGCTGCGGCTCGGCGGCCCGCTGGCCGGGGCGGCCCTCTACGCGGCGGTCGGTGGCTGGCTGCTCGCCACCCTGGCGATGGTCGGGTTCGTCACCGCCGCCGCCGTGGTCGGGCTGCTCCGGGTGGCCGAGGCCGAACCGGCGGCGGCCACCCTGCGCTGGCCGGCCGAGCTGGGCGCCGGGCTGCAGCACCTGGCCGGCGAGCCGGCGCTGCGCCGGGCTCTGCTCGGGTACGGGCTGGGCTCGCTGGTGATGGGCTTCAGCGAGTCGCTGATCTTCGCCTACGTCGACCAGGGGCTGGACCGCGACGCCGCGTTCGTCGGGGTGCTGGTCACCGTGCAGGGGGTGGGTGGGCTGGTGGGCGGCCTGCTCTCACCCGCCGTGGTACGCCGGGTCGGCGAGGTCGGGGCGCTCGCCGCCGGGGTGACCTTCTTCGGCCCGGCCGCGCTGGCGCTGGCCTGGCCGGACCTCCGGCTCGGGGTGCTGGCGCTACTGCTGGCCGGGGTCTCGTTGCCGCTGACCATGGTGGGGCTCGCCACGCTGATCCAGCGGCGCACCCCGCCCCGGCTGCTGGGCCGGGTCGCCGCGGCGTCCGAGGCGCTGGTCAGTGGCCCGCAGGCCTGCTCCATCGGGGCGGGCGCGCTGCTCGTCGGGGTGTTCGACTACCGGCTGCTGTTCGTCCTGGTCGGGGTGGTCACCACCGCCGCCGGCGCCTGGCTCTGGCGTGGCCGCCGCCTCTCCCCGCCGCCCGGGTCACCCGCTGGAGTCCCGGCGCCCCGCCGCCCCCACCCGGCCGAACACCTCACCCCCGACGCCACCCGGCTCTGA